Proteins found in one Triticum urartu cultivar G1812 chromosome 4, Tu2.1, whole genome shotgun sequence genomic segment:
- the LOC125551076 gene encoding factor of DNA methylation 1-like — protein sequence MDSGDAPERIREETGSRSRDGLPQRDATGAGPDANRHGGDRVLTKRLKDESPDTSEPPPSRLKKAVELEPHPVQNRDEQFVLTKCLKDESPDTSEPPPSRLKKAVELEPHPAQNRDEQFVWPWMGVLVNVPTEWKGGRQVGESGNRLKEQLSAFCPHKVIPLWNYRGHTGKAIVEFGKDYASFCNAFKFENHFEAEGHGKRDWEQRKYQGREMFGWVARADDQRAPGPIGEHLQKNGDLKTVAELENEGTRKTDKLVANLASAIEVKTKHAQELECKYNETTTSLDKVMEEKELVLQRYNDEIRKMQQLARRHSQMILNENQKLRSELEAKMQDLEFKSRQLDELAVRSDSDRRNLEKEKEKNEIKAKYLKMATSEQQRADENVLKLVAKHKREKKAALDEIIKLEQKLDAKQKLELEIKQLQGKLEVMKHMPGEEDSESKRKIDELSAELQDKYDEMDAVEALHHTLLMKERISNNELQDARKKLIDGLRDVTTARATIGVKRMGDLDLKSFAKACKGKMSEEDAEVTASILCSKWEEEIKNPEWHPFKVIMVEGREKEILREDDEKLQELKEEHGEEVYGLVTKALLEVNEYNPSGRYSVPELWNYKENRKATLKEVVQYVLRQWRTQKRKH from the exons ATGGATTCCGGCGATGCGCCTGAACG GATTCGCGAGGAAACGGGTTCTAGGAGCAGAGACGGCCTGCCTCAGCGTGACGCGACTGGAGCAGGTCCAGATGCTAATCGCCATGGGGGAGACCGCGTCCTTACCAAGCGCCTGAAGGATGAATCGCCTGACACATCGGAGCCACCGCCGTCACGGCTGAAGAAGGCTGTGGAGCTGGAGCCTCACCCCGTTCAGAACAGAGACGAGCAGTTCGTCCTTACCAAGTGCCTGAAGGATGAATCGCCTGACACATCGGAGCCACCGCCGTCACGGCTGAAGAAGGCTGTGGAGCTGGAGCCCCACCCCGCTCAGAACAGAGACGAGCAGTTCGTCTGGCCCTGGATGGGAGTGTTGGTCAATGTGCCTACTGAGTGGAAAGGAGGGCGCCAGGTCGGGGAAAGTGGGAACCGCCTGAAGGAGCAGCTCTCGGCCTTTTGCCCGCACAAGGTCATTCCTTTGTGGAACTATAGAGGCCACACCGGGAAAGCCATCGTTGAGTTTGGAAAAGACTATGCTTCTTTCTGCAATGCCTTCAAGTTTGAGAACCACTTTGAGGCAGAAGGACATGGCAAGCGGGACTGGGAGCAGCGCAAGTATCAAGGGCGCGAGATGTTTGGATGGGTTGCAAGGGCTGATGATCAGAGAGCCCCGGGACCGATCGGGGAGCATCTGCAGAAAAATGGTGATCTGAAAACCGTTGCAGAACTTGAGAATGAAGGAACGCGCAAAACCGACAAGCTGGTAGCTAATTTAGCCAGCGCAATTGAGGTAAAGACCAAGCATGCCCAAGAACTTGAATGCAAGTACAATGAGACAACCACCTCACTTGACAAGGTGATGGAAGAAAAGGAGCTGGTCCTCCAGAGATACAATGATG AAATCCGCAAGATGCAGCAACTTGCTCGTAGGCATTCTCAGATGATCCTTAATGAGAATCAGAAGCTTCGTTCGGAACTGGAGGCGAAGATGCAGGATCTTGAATTCAAATCCAGGCAGCTTGATGAGCTTGCTGTGCGAAGTGACTCGGATAGAAGGAACCTtgagaaagagaaggagaag AATGAGATCAAAGCAAAGTATCTTAAGATGGCAACGTCGGAGCAACAGAGGGCAGATGAAAATGTGCTGAAGCTTGTGGCAAAACACAAG AGGGAGAAAAAGGCTGCTCTAGATGAGATTATCAAGTTAGAGCAGAAACTGGATGCCAAACAGAAGCTTGAGCTAGAAATAAAACAGTTGCAGGGAAAATTGGAAGTGATGAAGCATATGCCAGGTGAAGAAGACTCTGAATCAAAGAGGAAAATAGATGAACTTAGTGCCGAGCTTCAGGACAAGTATGATGAAATGGATGCAGTGGAAGCACTCCACCACACTCTGCTTATGAAGGAAAGGATAAGCAACAATGAGTTGCAAGATGCTCGGAAGAAGCTAATAGAT GGTCTGCGGGATGTTACAACTGCCCGAGCAACTATAGGCGTTAAAAGAATGGGTGATCTTGACCTGAAATCATTTGCTAAGGCTTGCAAAGGTAAAATGTCAGAAGAAGATGCAGAAGTAACTGCTTCCATTCTTTGTTCAAAGTGGGAAGAGGAGATTAAAAATCCAGAATGGCACCCTTTTAAAGTTATCATGGTCGAGGGCAGAGAGAAG GAAATTCTCCGTGAGGATGACGAGAAGCTGCAGGAACTGAAAGAAGAGCATGGTGAGGAAGTCTATGGGTTGGTGACAAAGGCTTTGCTTGAAGTGAATGAGTACAACCCTAGCGGCCGCTATTCCGTGCCGGAGCTGTGGAACTACAAAGAGAATAGGAAGGCAACCCTGAAAGAAGTGGTCCAGTACGTGCTGAGGCAGTGGCGCACACAGAAGCGGAAGCACTGA